A region of Streptomyces deccanensis DNA encodes the following proteins:
- a CDS encoding polysaccharide lyase family 7 protein — MKRRTVLRAGAGLLAGGTVAAAPAADPTDGWTRTSFTHSWQKPWNLDLSDRHSFTGGVHRMWVYATDEPFEEGSSTDPRTEMRWKNDYSTGDHMWDADVYLPAGTDGASFVQTLRTRRPSGTPATDIMLNVYDTGGGTVRRYDGTVLKTNAYDTWFNVKIAHQASSGTGTIKVYLDDSLVLTVADRGPATRYFKNGVYHHGSGRAEARFRDITYWRR, encoded by the coding sequence ATGAAGAGACGCACGGTCCTGCGAGCGGGAGCCGGCCTGCTGGCCGGCGGCACGGTCGCCGCCGCCCCGGCCGCCGATCCGACCGACGGCTGGACACGGACCTCGTTCACCCACAGCTGGCAGAAGCCCTGGAACCTCGACCTGAGCGACCGCCACAGCTTCACCGGAGGCGTCCACCGCATGTGGGTGTACGCCACCGACGAGCCGTTCGAGGAGGGCAGCTCCACCGACCCCCGCACCGAGATGCGCTGGAAGAACGACTACAGCACCGGCGACCACATGTGGGACGCCGACGTCTACCTCCCGGCCGGCACCGACGGCGCGTCCTTCGTCCAGACCCTGCGCACCCGGCGCCCCTCCGGCACCCCGGCCACCGACATCATGCTCAACGTGTACGACACCGGCGGCGGGACCGTGCGCCGCTACGACGGCACGGTCCTCAAGACCAATGCCTACGACACCTGGTTCAACGTGAAGATCGCCCACCAGGCGAGCAGCGGGACCGGCACCATCAAGGTCTACCTCGACGACTCCCTCGTCCTCACCGTCGCCGACCGGGGCCCCGCCACCCGCTACTTCAAGAACGGCGTCTACCACCACGGCTCCGGCCGCGCCGAGGCCCGCTTCCGCGACATCACCTACTGGAGGCGCTGA
- the cbiE gene encoding precorrin-6y C5,15-methyltransferase (decarboxylating) subunit CbiE, giving the protein MTPAPPGPPYAVTVVGIGADGWPGVPDASRAALRDAEVLIGGPRQLDLLPPECAGERIAWPSPLRPAVPALLAAHTGRRIAVLASGDPMFYGIGRALAEEAGDRLRVLPHPSSVSYAAARLGWPLEDTEVVTLVGRPTARLAAALHEGRRLLVLSADAGTPAEVAALLRDRGFGPSRLRVLEQLGGEKEHTTDATTADAWTARTDPPGDPLNIVAVECRRAPDALRLGAVPGLPDEAYEHDGQLTKRYVRAATLAALAPAPGELLWDVGGGSGSIAIEWMRTHPSCRAVTVERDPVRADRITRNADRLGVPGLRVVTGAAPAALTELAACPELPPPDAVFIGGGLTVPGLLDRCWDALPVGGRLVANTVTLESDAVLAAAHRRHGGELIRLAVAQAVPVGGFTGWRQAMPVTQWAVRKTTGDPRHIGDPLDTAPGADR; this is encoded by the coding sequence GTGACCCCCGCCCCACCAGGACCGCCGTACGCCGTCACCGTCGTCGGGATCGGCGCCGACGGCTGGCCGGGCGTCCCCGACGCCTCCCGGGCGGCCCTGCGCGACGCCGAGGTCCTGATCGGCGGGCCCCGCCAACTCGACCTGCTGCCCCCGGAGTGCGCGGGCGAGCGGATCGCCTGGCCCTCGCCCCTGCGCCCCGCCGTCCCCGCGCTCCTCGCCGCCCACACCGGCCGCCGCATCGCCGTCCTGGCCAGCGGCGACCCCATGTTCTACGGCATCGGCCGGGCCCTCGCCGAGGAGGCCGGCGACCGGCTGCGCGTCCTGCCGCACCCCTCCTCCGTCTCCTACGCCGCCGCCCGCCTCGGCTGGCCGCTGGAGGACACCGAGGTCGTCACCCTCGTCGGCAGACCCACCGCCCGCCTCGCCGCCGCCCTGCACGAGGGCCGCCGGCTCCTCGTGCTCAGCGCGGACGCCGGCACACCCGCCGAGGTCGCCGCCCTGCTTCGCGACCGCGGCTTCGGCCCGAGCCGGCTGCGCGTCCTGGAACAGCTCGGCGGCGAGAAGGAACACACGACCGACGCCACCACCGCCGACGCCTGGACGGCACGGACCGACCCGCCCGGCGACCCCCTCAACATCGTCGCCGTCGAGTGCCGACGAGCCCCCGACGCGCTGCGGCTCGGCGCCGTCCCCGGCCTCCCGGACGAGGCGTACGAGCACGACGGGCAGCTCACCAAGCGGTACGTCCGCGCCGCCACCCTGGCCGCGCTCGCCCCGGCGCCCGGCGAACTGCTCTGGGACGTCGGCGGAGGCTCCGGCTCCATAGCGATCGAATGGATGCGCACGCACCCCTCCTGCCGGGCGGTCACGGTCGAACGCGACCCGGTACGGGCCGACCGCATCACCCGCAACGCCGACCGCCTCGGCGTCCCCGGCCTCCGGGTCGTCACCGGAGCCGCGCCCGCCGCACTGACCGAACTCGCCGCATGCCCCGAACTGCCGCCCCCGGATGCCGTGTTCATCGGCGGCGGCCTCACCGTGCCCGGCCTGCTCGACCGATGCTGGGACGCGCTACCGGTCGGCGGCCGGCTGGTCGCCAACACGGTGACACTGGAGTCCGACGCGGTGCTCGCCGCCGCCCACCGCCGCCACGGCGGCGAACTGATCCGGCTGGCGGTGGCGCAGGCCGTCCCCGTGGGCGGCTTCACCGGCTGGCGGCAGGCGATGCCGGTGACCCAGTGGGCCGTACGGAAGACCACCGGCGACCCCCGCCACATCGGCGACCCCCTCGACACCGCTCCGGGAGCAGACAGATGA
- the cobM gene encoding precorrin-4 C(11)-methyltransferase yields the protein MTVYFIGAGPGAADLITVRGARTLAACQVCLYAGSLVPRELLAECPPDARLVDTAQLDLDRITAELVRAHEEGHDVARLHSGDPSVFSAVAEQMRRLDAAGVPYEVVPGVPAFAAAAAALKRELTVPTVGQTVILTRIAQQATAMPDGEDLATLGRSGALIVLHLAARYVDRVVEELLPHYGADCPAAVVAYASRPEELIIRGSLDEIADQVKAAGVLRTAVIMVGRTLGARQFRDSHLYSSERDRHGC from the coding sequence ATGACCGTGTACTTCATCGGCGCCGGCCCCGGTGCCGCCGACCTGATCACGGTCCGCGGCGCCCGCACCCTCGCCGCCTGCCAGGTCTGCCTGTACGCGGGCAGCCTCGTCCCCCGCGAACTGCTCGCCGAATGCCCGCCGGACGCGCGGCTCGTGGACACCGCGCAGCTCGATCTCGACCGGATCACCGCCGAGTTGGTCCGCGCGCACGAGGAGGGCCACGACGTGGCCCGGCTGCACTCCGGGGACCCCTCCGTGTTCAGCGCGGTCGCCGAGCAGATGCGGCGGCTGGACGCGGCGGGAGTGCCGTACGAGGTGGTGCCGGGGGTACCGGCCTTCGCGGCGGCCGCGGCCGCGCTGAAGCGGGAGCTGACCGTGCCGACGGTCGGGCAGACCGTCATCCTCACGCGGATCGCCCAGCAGGCCACGGCCATGCCGGACGGCGAGGACCTCGCCACGCTCGGGCGCAGTGGGGCGCTGATCGTGCTCCACCTCGCCGCGCGGTACGTCGACCGTGTGGTCGAGGAACTCCTCCCGCACTACGGCGCCGACTGCCCCGCCGCGGTCGTGGCGTATGCCTCGCGGCCCGAGGAGCTGATCATCCGGGGGTCTCTGGACGAGATCGCCGATCAGGTGAAGGCGGCGGGTGTACTGCGTACGGCTGTCATCATGGTCGGCCGCACGTTGGGTGCGCGGCAGTTCCGGGACAGCCACCTGTACTCGTCCGAGCGGGATCGGCACGGGTGTTGA
- a CDS encoding FecCD family ABC transporter permease, which translates to MPPLVLGLALLLVLSLIAGTGLGAAGIAWPDVLRFLWAGLTGGTVHAADAASYTIVWEIRLPRVVLGATVGAGLAAVGVAVQAIVRNALGDPFVLGISSGAAVGANAVILLGAFAGLGVWALSASAFLSALAAMALVYAVARSPHGLTPLRLVLTGTALAYGFEAVTTVMVFGAARGEAARSALMWLLGSLGGATWTQVPLVAVTVAAGWAWLRRRAESLNALAMGDETSAALGVRPERLRRELFLVTAAVTGTVVAVSGAIGFVGLMVPHVVRMLVGADHRRVLAVAPLVGAVLLVWADVLSRLLLAPAELPVGVITAVVGVPAFLLLMRRGGYAFGGR; encoded by the coding sequence CTGCCCCCGCTCGTCCTCGGCCTCGCGCTCCTCCTCGTGCTGTCACTGATCGCCGGCACGGGCCTCGGCGCCGCCGGCATCGCCTGGCCGGACGTCCTCCGCTTTTTGTGGGCCGGCCTCACCGGCGGCACCGTGCACGCCGCCGACGCCGCCTCGTACACGATCGTCTGGGAGATCCGGCTGCCCCGCGTCGTGCTGGGCGCGACCGTCGGCGCCGGACTCGCGGCCGTCGGCGTGGCCGTCCAGGCGATCGTGCGCAACGCGCTCGGCGACCCGTTCGTGCTGGGGATCTCCTCCGGCGCGGCTGTCGGCGCCAACGCCGTGATCCTGCTCGGCGCGTTCGCCGGCCTCGGCGTCTGGGCACTGTCCGCGTCCGCGTTCCTCTCGGCCCTCGCCGCGATGGCCCTGGTGTACGCGGTGGCCCGCTCACCGCACGGACTGACCCCGCTGCGGCTCGTCCTCACCGGCACGGCACTGGCGTACGGCTTCGAAGCGGTCACCACGGTCATGGTGTTCGGCGCCGCCCGGGGCGAGGCGGCCCGGTCGGCGCTGATGTGGCTGCTGGGCAGTCTCGGCGGGGCGACCTGGACCCAGGTGCCGCTCGTCGCCGTGACCGTCGCGGCGGGCTGGGCGTGGCTGCGGCGGCGGGCCGAGTCGCTCAACGCCCTCGCCATGGGCGACGAGACCTCGGCCGCGCTCGGTGTCCGGCCCGAGCGGCTGCGCCGGGAACTGTTCCTCGTCACCGCCGCCGTGACCGGGACCGTCGTCGCGGTCAGCGGAGCCATCGGCTTCGTCGGACTGATGGTGCCGCACGTCGTACGGATGCTGGTCGGCGCCGACCACCGCCGGGTGCTGGCCGTGGCCCCGCTCGTCGGCGCCGTGCTGCTGGTGTGGGCGGACGTACTGTCCCGGCTGCTGCTCGCCCCCGCCGAACTGCCCGTCGGAGTCATCACCGCCGTGGTGGGCGTGCCCGCCTTCCTGTTGCTGATGCGGCGCGGCGGCTACGCGTTCGGAGGCCGCTGA
- a CDS encoding ABC transporter ATP-binding protein, translating into MRLDIEGVTVEATGARLVDDIRLTVASGAFVGLVGPNGSGKSTLLRCVYRALRPAAGAVRLDGEDAHAMESRAAARLLAALPQESSAEFDFTVAEVVAMGRLPHRERTAASDTEICARAMSCTGVDHLADRGFLALSGGEKQRVLLARALAQRPRVLVLDEPTNHLDIAHQLDVLSLVRDSGVTVLAALHDLNLAAAHCDVLYVIAGGRIVASGPPDDVLRPVLLAEVFGVRAHPVRHPETGAVQLLFDLLPAAPPTPLPSPTT; encoded by the coding sequence ATGCGACTCGACATCGAAGGGGTCACCGTCGAGGCCACCGGGGCCCGATTGGTCGACGACATCCGGCTCACCGTCGCGAGCGGCGCGTTCGTCGGACTCGTCGGGCCCAACGGCAGCGGCAAGTCGACGCTGCTGCGCTGTGTGTACCGGGCGCTGCGTCCGGCCGCCGGCGCGGTACGGCTGGACGGCGAGGACGCGCACGCCATGGAGTCCCGGGCCGCCGCCCGGCTGCTGGCCGCGCTGCCGCAGGAGTCGTCCGCGGAGTTCGACTTCACCGTGGCCGAGGTCGTCGCGATGGGCCGGCTGCCGCACCGGGAGCGGACGGCCGCCTCCGACACGGAGATCTGCGCGCGGGCCATGAGCTGCACGGGCGTGGACCATCTCGCCGACCGGGGGTTCCTGGCCCTGTCCGGCGGTGAGAAGCAGCGCGTCCTGCTGGCCCGCGCCCTGGCCCAGCGGCCCCGCGTGCTCGTTCTCGACGAACCCACCAACCATCTCGACATCGCCCACCAGTTGGACGTGCTGTCCCTCGTCCGCGACAGCGGCGTCACCGTGCTCGCCGCCCTGCACGACCTCAACCTCGCCGCCGCGCACTGCGACGTCCTGTATGTGATCGCGGGCGGCCGGATCGTCGCCTCGGGCCCGCCGGACGACGTCCTCCGGCCCGTGCTGCTGGCCGAGGTGTTCGGGGTCCGCGCCCATCCCGTACGCCACCCGGAGACCGGCGCCGTCCAACTCCTGTTCGACCTGCTCCCGGCCGCCCCGCCCACCCCGCTCCCCTCACCCACCACCTGA
- a CDS encoding ABC transporter substrate-binding protein gives MRKLLAAALCLAATVTATGCGANVESAGDAKSRSSDQLVTLTNCGRKITFDKVPERVVTNDVGITELMFALGLEDRMAGFAMPDDKGDLSGVPWKDGYDRVKWLSKDQLTKENVLDARADLVFAGWNYGFREDAGFTPDALKKLGVPSYILTESCRNGRTETSRGIMPPLDALYTDLTNLGKLFGVEQRAATLIADFKKRIADVRSRAPEKSPKVFLYDSGQDQPFTSGRYAAPEQIITEAGGVNVMHDVEDSWTTVGWESVVQRDPDVIVICDYGDVTAEQKKKFLLSYAPLRDVSAIRHKRIFVLDYVDLVESPRNPSAVARLADYLRTVTAKS, from the coding sequence ATGCGCAAGCTGCTCGCCGCCGCCCTCTGCCTCGCCGCGACCGTCACCGCCACCGGATGCGGCGCGAACGTCGAATCGGCCGGGGACGCCAAGTCCAGGTCGTCCGACCAGCTGGTCACGCTCACCAACTGCGGCCGGAAGATCACCTTCGACAAGGTCCCCGAACGCGTCGTCACCAACGACGTCGGGATCACCGAGCTGATGTTCGCCCTCGGCCTGGAGGACCGGATGGCGGGGTTCGCCATGCCCGACGACAAGGGCGATCTGAGCGGGGTGCCCTGGAAGGACGGCTACGACAGGGTGAAGTGGCTGTCGAAGGACCAGCTGACCAAGGAGAACGTCCTCGACGCCAGGGCCGACCTCGTCTTCGCCGGCTGGAACTACGGCTTCCGCGAGGACGCCGGCTTCACCCCGGACGCCCTGAAAAAGCTCGGCGTCCCCTCGTACATCCTCACCGAGTCCTGCCGCAACGGCCGGACCGAGACCTCGCGCGGCATCATGCCGCCCCTCGACGCGCTCTACACCGACCTCACCAACCTCGGAAAGCTGTTCGGCGTCGAGCAGCGGGCGGCCACGCTGATCGCCGACTTCAAGAAGCGGATCGCCGACGTCAGGAGCCGGGCACCGGAGAAGAGCCCCAAGGTCTTCCTCTACGACAGCGGCCAGGACCAGCCCTTCACCTCCGGCCGCTACGCCGCCCCCGAGCAGATCATCACCGAGGCCGGCGGCGTCAACGTCATGCACGACGTCGAGGACTCCTGGACCACCGTCGGCTGGGAGAGCGTCGTCCAGCGCGACCCCGACGTCATCGTGATCTGCGACTACGGGGACGTCACCGCCGAACAGAAGAAGAAGTTCCTGCTCTCCTACGCCCCGCTGCGCGACGTCTCCGCGATCAGGCACAAGCGGATCTTCGTCCTCGACTACGTCGACCTGGTCGAGAGCCCCCGCAACCCCTCGGCCGTCGCCCGCCTCGCCGACTACCTGCGGACGGTCACCGCCAAGAGCTAG
- a CDS encoding cobalt-precorrin-5B (C(1))-methyltransferase, with the protein MSGDEKQGADGGGGAAKGGRAAQLKHTGLRHGWTTGACATAATTAAYTALLTGEFPDPVTITLPKGQTPAFALAAEELTGDSAMAGIVKDAGDDPDVTHGALVRATVRLLPAGSGVVFRAGPGVGTITRPGLPLPVGEPAVNPVPRQMMRDHVAEVAARHGGTGDVEITVSVDHGEEIARSTWNPRLGILGGLSILGTTGIVVPYSCSAWIDSIRRGVDVARAAGRTHVAGCTGSTSERTVVAEYALPEDALLDMGDFAGAVLKYVRRHPVERLTICGGFAKLSKLAAGHLDLHSARSQVDKGFLADLARRGGADEALAAEVAGANTGLAALQLCAAAGVPLGDLVAETARDEALAVLRGAPVAVDVICIDRAGTVVGRSTVR; encoded by the coding sequence ATGAGCGGTGACGAGAAGCAGGGTGCCGACGGGGGCGGCGGCGCGGCGAAGGGCGGTCGCGCGGCCCAACTCAAGCACACCGGTCTGCGGCACGGCTGGACGACCGGTGCCTGCGCGACGGCGGCCACGACGGCCGCGTACACCGCGCTGCTGACGGGCGAGTTCCCGGACCCGGTGACGATCACCCTGCCGAAGGGGCAGACCCCGGCGTTCGCGCTCGCGGCCGAGGAGCTGACCGGCGACAGCGCGATGGCGGGGATCGTGAAGGACGCGGGTGACGACCCGGACGTCACGCACGGCGCGCTGGTCCGGGCCACGGTACGGCTGCTGCCCGCCGGGTCGGGGGTGGTCTTCCGGGCGGGCCCCGGGGTCGGCACGATCACCCGTCCTGGTCTGCCCCTGCCCGTCGGGGAACCCGCCGTGAACCCGGTGCCCCGGCAGATGATGCGGGACCACGTCGCCGAGGTCGCCGCCCGGCACGGCGGTACCGGCGACGTCGAGATCACCGTCTCGGTGGACCACGGCGAGGAGATCGCCCGCTCCACCTGGAACCCCCGCCTCGGCATCCTCGGCGGTCTGTCCATCCTCGGCACCACCGGGATCGTCGTCCCGTACTCCTGCTCGGCGTGGATCGACTCCATCCGGCGGGGCGTGGACGTGGCACGGGCGGCCGGGCGCACGCATGTCGCCGGGTGCACGGGGTCGACGTCGGAGCGGACGGTCGTCGCCGAGTACGCGCTGCCGGAGGACGCGCTGCTGGACATGGGCGACTTCGCGGGCGCGGTCCTGAAGTACGTGCGCCGCCACCCGGTGGAGCGGCTGACCATCTGCGGCGGCTTCGCCAAGCTCTCCAAGCTCGCCGCCGGCCATCTCGACCTGCACTCCGCCCGCTCCCAGGTCGACAAGGGCTTCCTCGCGGACCTGGCCCGGCGCGGCGGCGCGGACGAGGCCCTGGCCGCCGAGGTGGCGGGTGCCAACACCGGGCTCGCCGCGCTCCAGTTGTGCGCGGCGGCCGGGGTGCCGCTCGGCGACCTGGTGGCGGAGACGGCCCGCGACGAGGCGCTGGCCGTGCTGCGGGGCGCGCCCGTCGCGGTCGACGTCATCTGCATCGATCGGGCGGGCACGGTGGTGGGCCGTAGTACGGTCCGCTAG
- a CDS encoding cobalt-precorrin-6A reductase, with protein sequence MHVLILGGTTEARRLAELLHATPGVRLTSSLAGRVASPRLPPGEVRVGGFGGAEGLAAWLREHGVDAFIDATHPFAGTMSFHAARAAAMTHVPLLALRRPGWVPAAGDDWHDVGSLEEAARLLPTLGRRVFLTTGRMGLAAFAALDDLWFLVRSVDAPEAPHPARMEVLLDRGPFTLDGERDLLSRHRVDVVVTKDSGGAATAPKLTAAREAGLPVVVVRRPPVPDDVPVVTDPAAATRWVRERLHAH encoded by the coding sequence ATGCACGTACTGATTCTCGGCGGAACCACGGAGGCCCGCCGTCTGGCCGAACTGCTGCACGCCACCCCGGGCGTCCGCCTGACCAGCTCCCTCGCCGGACGGGTCGCCAGCCCCCGGCTGCCCCCGGGCGAGGTCCGCGTCGGCGGCTTCGGCGGGGCCGAGGGACTGGCGGCCTGGCTGCGCGAGCACGGGGTGGACGCGTTCATCGACGCCACGCATCCTTTCGCCGGGACCATGAGTTTCCACGCGGCACGGGCGGCCGCCATGACCCATGTTCCCCTGCTCGCGCTGCGCCGGCCCGGCTGGGTGCCGGCCGCCGGTGACGACTGGCACGACGTCGGTTCACTGGAGGAGGCCGCGCGGTTGCTGCCCACGCTCGGGCGGCGCGTGTTCCTCACCACCGGGCGCATGGGCCTGGCCGCGTTCGCCGCCCTGGACGACCTGTGGTTCCTCGTCCGGTCCGTCGACGCCCCCGAGGCCCCGCACCCGGCCCGGATGGAGGTGCTGCTCGACCGGGGCCCGTTCACCCTCGACGGGGAGCGGGACCTGCTGAGCCGCCACCGCGTCGACGTCGTCGTCACGAAGGACAGCGGGGGAGCGGCGACCGCGCCCAAGCTGACCGCCGCGCGGGAGGCGGGGCTGCCGGTGGTCGTGGTGCGCCGGCCGCCCGTGCCCGACGACGTCCCCGTGGTGACGGACCCGGCGGCGGCGACCCGGTGGGTGCGCGAGCGCCTCCACGCCCACTGA
- a CDS encoding precorrin-2 C(20)-methyltransferase: MSGKLYGVGLGPGDPSLMTVRAVEVISEADVIAYHCARHGRSIARSIAAKHLRADHIEERLMYPLTTETTDHPGGYKGAMEDFYAEASARLAAHLDAGRTVAVLAEGDPMFYGSYMHMHKRLVDRYDTEVIPGVTSVSAAAARLGTPLAEGEEVLTILPGTLPEEELTARLAATDVAVVMKLGRTFTKVRSALGSSGRLGEARYVERATMAGERLAELADVDPESVPYFSVAVLPSQVDVERPEARERGEVVVVGTGPAGPLWLTPETRGALAAADDLVGYTTYLERVPRRAGQVRHGSDNRVESERAEFALDLARRGRRVAVVSGGDPGVFAMATAVLEVAAQEEYADVPVRVLPGVTAANAAAARAGAPLGHDYATISLSDRLKPWEVIAERLRAAASADLVLALYNPGSHSRTWQVGKARELLLEHRAPDTPVVVARDVGGSGERVRIVRLAELDPAEVDMRTILLVGSSQTRTVRRGDGEEIVWTPRRYPEA, from the coding sequence GTGAGCGGCAAGCTGTACGGGGTGGGGCTCGGCCCCGGTGACCCGTCCCTGATGACCGTGCGGGCCGTCGAGGTGATCTCCGAGGCGGACGTGATCGCGTATCACTGCGCCCGGCACGGCCGTTCCATCGCCCGCTCGATCGCGGCGAAGCATCTGCGCGCCGACCACATCGAGGAACGGCTGATGTATCCGCTGACGACGGAGACCACCGACCACCCCGGCGGTTACAAGGGTGCGATGGAGGACTTCTACGCGGAGGCGTCGGCCCGGCTCGCGGCACATCTCGACGCCGGGCGCACGGTCGCGGTCCTCGCCGAGGGCGACCCGATGTTCTACGGCTCCTACATGCACATGCACAAGCGGCTGGTCGACCGCTACGACACCGAGGTGATCCCCGGTGTCACGTCCGTGTCGGCGGCGGCGGCCCGGCTCGGCACCCCGCTCGCCGAGGGCGAGGAGGTGCTGACGATCCTGCCGGGCACCCTGCCGGAGGAGGAGCTGACCGCGCGGCTCGCCGCGACCGACGTGGCCGTGGTGATGAAGCTGGGGCGCACCTTCACCAAGGTGCGGAGCGCGCTGGGGAGTTCGGGGCGGCTCGGTGAGGCCCGCTATGTGGAGCGGGCCACCATGGCCGGGGAGCGGCTCGCCGAACTGGCGGACGTGGACCCGGAGTCGGTGCCGTACTTCTCGGTGGCCGTGCTGCCCAGCCAGGTCGACGTCGAGCGGCCCGAGGCGCGGGAGCGGGGCGAGGTCGTGGTCGTGGGGACCGGGCCCGCCGGTCCGCTGTGGCTGACGCCCGAGACGCGGGGCGCGCTCGCCGCCGCCGACGACCTCGTCGGCTACACCACGTACCTGGAACGGGTGCCGCGCCGGGCGGGTCAGGTGCGGCACGGCTCGGACAACCGGGTCGAGTCGGAGCGTGCCGAGTTCGCCCTCGACCTGGCCCGGCGCGGGCGGCGGGTCGCGGTGGTCTCCGGGGGCGACCCGGGGGTCTTCGCCATGGCGACGGCCGTGCTGGAGGTCGCCGCGCAGGAGGAGTACGCGGACGTGCCGGTGCGGGTGCTGCCGGGGGTGACCGCCGCCAACGCGGCCGCCGCCCGCGCGGGCGCCCCGCTCGGCCACGACTACGCCACGATCTCCCTCTCCGACCGGCTCAAGCCGTGGGAGGTCATCGCCGAGCGGCTGCGCGCGGCGGCCTCGGCGGACCTGGTGCTCGCCCTCTACAACCCCGGGTCGCACAGCCGGACCTGGCAGGTGGGCAAGGCGCGCGAGCTGCTCCTCGAACACCGGGCACCGGACACGCCGGTCGTGGTCGCGCGGGACGTGGGCGGCTCCGGTGAGCGCGTACGGATCGTACGGCTGGCCGAGCTGGACCCGGCCGAGGTCGACATGCGCACGATCCTGCTGGTCGGCTCCTCGCAGACCCGGACGGTCCGGCGCGGGGACGGCGAGGAGATCGTCTGGACGCCGCGCCGGTATCCGGAGGCGTGA
- a CDS encoding precorrin-8X methylmutase — MTTYDYEKDGPAIYRQSFATIRAEADLAALPADVSQVAVRMIHACGMVDLVRDLTYTPDVVARAREALRAGAPIFTDVKMVASGVTRKRLPADNDVLCTLSDPAVPALAAKLGTTRSAAALELWRDRLEGSVVAVGNAPTALFRLLEMIDEGAPRPAAVIGVPVGFVGAAESKDALAEHPSGLEHLVVRGRRGGSAIAAAALNAIASEEE; from the coding sequence GTGACCACCTACGACTACGAGAAGGACGGCCCGGCGATCTACCGGCAGTCCTTCGCCACCATCCGCGCGGAGGCGGACCTCGCGGCCCTGCCCGCCGATGTCAGCCAGGTCGCGGTCCGGATGATCCACGCCTGCGGAATGGTCGACCTGGTACGGGACTTGACGTACACGCCCGACGTGGTGGCCCGCGCCCGCGAGGCCCTGCGGGCCGGGGCGCCCATCTTCACCGACGTCAAGATGGTGGCCAGCGGGGTGACCCGCAAGCGGCTGCCCGCCGACAACGACGTGCTGTGCACGCTCTCCGACCCGGCCGTCCCCGCGCTGGCGGCGAAGCTGGGCACCACGCGCAGCGCCGCCGCGCTGGAGCTGTGGCGGGACCGTCTGGAGGGCTCGGTGGTGGCCGTGGGCAACGCGCCCACCGCGCTCTTCCGGCTGCTGGAGATGATCGACGAGGGCGCGCCCCGGCCCGCCGCCGTCATCGGTGTGCCGGTCGGCTTCGTCGGCGCCGCCGAGTCCAAGGACGCGCTGGCGGAGCACCCGTCGGGCCTGGAGCACCTCGTCGTACGCGGCCGTCGCGGCGGGAGCGCCATCGCCGCCGCCGCGCTCAACGCGATCGCGAGTGAGGAAGAGTGA